Proteins encoded within one genomic window of Bacillus thermozeamaize:
- a CDS encoding aldehyde dehydrogenase produces MKDPGRLTDVVARVAKGTVEDADHAVEAAHNAFLSWRKLDVGERIQAVLAAAKVLEESIPQLSPLLAREHGGLLGETQVDFGYAVGVTRFTAGIAESYLTPQVIEDETCRIEIEKVPRGVVAAIVPWNYPIALAMMKLAPALITGNTVVVKPSPFAPAALTLALKKMASVLPPGVINVVNGDGDVGAALTRHPLVRKISFTGGTQTAKHVMADAASTIKNITLELGGNDPAIILDDVNPAEIMPALVKGIFTRSGQICFAVKRVYVPQSMYDKFFDTMCQVVDEIKVGHGLDERSTMGPVNNRNQYQFVKDLIQQTKQSNAVVRELGQKLQPEEWENGYYILPTVVRDIDPTSTLVCCEQFGPVIPVIPYQTLEQAIEMANDTEFGLGSSVWSADRNRAVEVARQIEAGFTLINGHGIDMLDVRMPFGGIKQSGIGREFTELSLADYIEYHGIRYLK; encoded by the coding sequence ATCAAAGACCCTGGGCGTCTCACTGATGTGGTGGCTCGAGTTGCGAAAGGAACTGTCGAAGATGCCGATCATGCGGTAGAGGCTGCCCACAACGCATTTCTGTCTTGGCGAAAACTTGATGTGGGTGAACGGATCCAAGCAGTGTTGGCGGCCGCTAAAGTATTGGAAGAGTCAATTCCTCAATTGAGTCCATTGTTGGCGAGGGAGCATGGCGGTTTATTAGGTGAAACTCAAGTAGACTTTGGATATGCCGTGGGAGTGACCCGTTTCACTGCTGGAATTGCCGAATCCTATCTAACTCCACAAGTGATTGAAGATGAAACCTGCCGGATCGAAATCGAGAAAGTCCCGAGGGGTGTTGTCGCTGCTATCGTCCCTTGGAACTACCCGATCGCTTTGGCAATGATGAAACTTGCACCCGCGTTAATCACAGGAAACACTGTGGTGGTGAAACCGTCTCCGTTCGCCCCTGCAGCGCTCACTCTGGCTTTGAAAAAGATGGCTTCGGTCTTGCCCCCTGGAGTAATCAATGTTGTAAATGGGGACGGGGATGTGGGCGCGGCACTCACCCGCCATCCGTTGGTGAGGAAAATTTCTTTCACCGGCGGTACTCAAACAGCAAAGCATGTGATGGCTGATGCCGCGTCCACCATCAAAAACATTACGCTGGAGCTGGGGGGGAATGACCCGGCGATCATCTTGGACGATGTGAATCCGGCAGAGATCATGCCAGCGTTGGTTAAGGGGATTTTTACCAGATCAGGACAAATCTGCTTTGCGGTAAAACGGGTTTACGTACCTCAAAGTATGTATGACAAATTTTTCGATACGATGTGCCAGGTAGTTGATGAAATTAAAGTTGGGCACGGTTTGGACGAACGTTCAACCATGGGGCCGGTGAACAATCGTAATCAGTATCAATTTGTGAAAGATTTGATTCAACAAACCAAACAAAGCAACGCTGTCGTCCGAGAGTTGGGACAAAAGCTGCAACCGGAAGAATGGGAGAACGGTTATTATATCCTGCCGACCGTTGTGCGTGACATCGATCCGACATCAACATTGGTATGTTGTGAGCAGTTTGGTCCTGTGATTCCTGTAATCCCTTATCAAACATTGGAACAAGCGATCGAAATGGCAAATGACACCGAATTTGGATTAGGTTCTTCGGTATGGTCGGCAGACAGAAACCGGGCTGTCGAAGTCGCCCGTCAGATCGAAGCAGGCTTTACACTTATTAACGGCCACGGGATAGATATGCTTGACGTGCGGATGCCTT